The Stackebrandtia nassauensis DSM 44728 genome includes the window CAAGGCCGACGAAATTCGACCCCACGTCGGCAAGGACCGAGCTGTCGCGACTTTGTGGGACGCTGACGGCAATCGCGTTCTCGGCCTTCACTCGGCGGACGACGACGGCCCCGCCGCAACGGCCGCCTGGAAGCCACCCTGGCGCGACTACGTCCGCTTGCGCCGTCACGTCGAAGCCCATGCCGCGGCCCGCATGCACCAGGACGGCCACAAAACCATGGTCATGTACATCAACCTGCCGCCATGCAAATACTTTGACGGATGCAAACTGAACCTGGAGGACATACTCCCCAAGGGCAGCACCTTGTGGATGCATCGCGTCTTCCAAAACGGCGGCACCAAGATCTACCAGTTCAACGGCACCGGGAGAGCCTATGTCTGAGTTCGTGGAGAGCATTCCTGTCACCCTCGACCCTGATATCCACGATGACTTGATGTCGAGTTGGGAAAGTGGGCTCGGTTCACGCGCGCTCATCGAATACGCGCGATCTCTTGGAATTGAGCCTCCAGACGATCGAGATGGCTGGCTCATCGTCCACGAGTTTGGCCCAGACGGAGTCGACCTCGGTCTGCGCTGGGACAACTCCGACGACGAACCAGTCAATCAAGTCGACTAACAAACCTACGTGCCAAGCTATCGCCTGGCGCGCATGCGAAGCATGCCTGCGCCACGGAAGGCCGCCGAGCGGAGCGAGGCGACGATTTTAGTGGTGGCCGCCTTCGACGGTGAGGCCGCGCGGGGTCAGGTACCACACGGCGACGGCTGCCAGCAGCATGAGTACTCCTCCGGCCAGGCCGACGATGCCGAGCGATTCGGTGAAGGCCGCGCGGGCGTGGTCGGCCAAGGCGGTGTTGCCCGTGTGGGAGGCGACCGAGAGGGCGCCGCCGATCGAGTCGCTCGCGGTGGAGGCCGCGGAGCCGGTGAGGCCCAGCGATTCGAGGCGGGTGGCCGCCATCAGGTTGTGGAAGACGACGGCGGCGATGCTGCCCAGGACAGCGACGCCGAGGGCGTTGCCGAGTTCGAAGCTGGTCTCCTCCATCGCGGCCGCGTTGCCGGTGCGTTCGACGGGGACCGAGGCGACGATGACCGCCGAGCCGATCGCCAGCGTCGCCATGCTCACGCCCACAAGAGATTGCGAGAGTGCGACCAGTGGGTAGTCGAGGTGGTCGCCGCCCAGGTAGAGGATGGCGAAGCCCAGGCCGCCGACGGCGAGGCCACCGGCCATCACCGTGCGGGTGCCGATGCTTTGGGCGATGCGGGGTGCCAGCGGGGAGATCACTCCGGACACTATGGCCACCGGGAGCAGGTGGATCCCGGTCTGGATCGGCGTGTATTCCATGACCAGTTGCATCCACTGCGCCAGCAACAACATCATCGCGGCCATCGCGACGCTGGAGATCAGCGCGCACATCAGGCCCGCCGACAGTGGACGGCGGCGCAGCAGGCGCAGGTCCAGCAGCGGTTCGCGGCGGTTGAGGCAGCGGCGGGCGAACCAGATCAGCGAGACGAGGGCGATCGTGCCGGTCAGCAGCGCGGTGGGGTCGGTGATGCCGTGTTTGCCGATCGTCTTGATCGCGTACATCAGCGAGATCATGCCGATGATGGACAGCGCGATGCCCAGGAAGTCCCACGGGACGGCGCCGCCGCGCGATTCGGGCAGCAGCCACAGCGCGAAGACGATCGCCAGCACCATGATCGGGGTGTTGATGAGGAAGGCGGCGTGCCAGCTGAAGTTCTGGACCAGGATGCCGCCGATGATGGGCCCGAGGCCCGCGCCGACGGCGGCCATGGATCCCCACAGACCCAGGGCGACCGCGCGCTCTTTGGGGTCGGCGAACAGGTCGCGGATCATGGACATGGTGGAGGGCATGATGAAGGCGCCGCCGAGGCCGAGCAGGGCGCGGGCCGCGATCAGCCAGGGTGCCGAGTCGGCGAACAGGACGATGAGGGGGACGGTTCCGAAGGCGGCGTAGCCGACCAGGAGCATGCGGCGGCGGCCGAAGCGGTCGGCCAGGCCGGAGGCGGTGACGAGGAAACCGGCCACGGCGAGGCCGTAGACGTCGACGATCCACAGTAGTTGGACGGAGCTGGGGCGCAGCGCGGCGTCGATCTCAGGCAGGGCCACGTTGAGGATGGTCAGGTCCATGACCACGATGAGCAGGCTGGCGCACAGGACGGCCAGGCCGACCCAGCGGCGCGGGTTGGCGTCGGGAGTCGTGGTCGTGGTTGTCGGGGCGATGGTCACCGTGGACACGGTTCACCTCTTTCTATGTGGTGGAAGGGGTTGGCGGGTTCAGTGGACGGCGATGCCGCCGAAGACGGTCTCGCGCAGCAGTCGTTCGGCGTCGCGCACGGCGATGTCGCCGCGGCGCAGGGCTTCGCGCAGGCCGACCAGGAGGCCGAACACGGCGTGGGCGATCCAGGTGGCCGACATGTCGTCGCGCACCACGCCCGCTTTCTGGGCGGCGGCGTAGAAGGCCAGTTCGCGGTTCTGCTGGACCTCGCTGGCGGCGACCATCTCGTCGTCGGTCTCGAAGGAGGGTTCGGTGAGGGCGAAGCCGTGTTCGTAGGCGTCGCGCACCAGTTGGCCGCACAGGACTTCCAGGGCGGAGCGCAGTTGGGCGGCGTCGCCGCTGGCGGTGGCCGTGTCGATGTCGGCGTTGTCCAGGGCCTCGCGCCAGGATTCGATGCTCAGTTCACCGAGCAGGCGGACGAGTTCCTCGCGTCCGGCGAAGTGGCGGTGCAGGGTGGCGCGGCTGACTCCGGCGGCGGCGGCGATGTCGGCCATGGACGCCGTGGGTTTGGCGTTGAGCAGCCGCAGGGCGGCTACCGCGATTTCACGACGACCCATCGGGCGAGACCTCCATGTAGCGATTGAGACATTTATGTCTCATACGATACGTGAAAGTCTCGCGTTTGTCACGCCTGAGTGAGCGATCCCACCACCGCTGACCAGCGTGGAGGCCGGGCCGGACGTGGTCAGCGCCCGGCCCGGCCGGTGAGGTGATGAGTCAGGTCAGTGTGTTGGCCGCTCGCGCCGCGTCCAGCGGTAGCCCAGCGCCAGTGCCGCGATGCCGAGCGGGACCAGCAGGTACCAGGCCATCGACGCCAGCACGACGGTCGTGAAGCCGGTGGCGGCGATCGCCATCGCGCGGGCCGAGCGGCCGCGCAGCAG containing:
- a CDS encoding DddA-like double-stranded DNA deaminase toxin translates to MSMLRRLVAALRAARTRTVETRDKIIAAKSRSDAGLLAFQQATNGSIDSRPAEAIANLQRAKTHLDEAQRLVANSDAAVDNYINAILGGASAATAQPSAVIPASKPSRFKPMRTDPAKADEIRPHVGKDRAVATLWDADGNRVLGLHSADDDGPAATAAWKPPWRDYVRLRRHVEAHAAARMHQDGHKTMVMYINLPPCKYFDGCKLNLEDILPKGSTLWMHRVFQNGGTKIYQFNGTGRAYV
- a CDS encoding MFS transporter, giving the protein MSTVTIAPTTTTTTPDANPRRWVGLAVLCASLLIVVMDLTILNVALPEIDAALRPSSVQLLWIVDVYGLAVAGFLVTASGLADRFGRRRMLLVGYAAFGTVPLIVLFADSAPWLIAARALLGLGGAFIMPSTMSMIRDLFADPKERAVALGLWGSMAAVGAGLGPIIGGILVQNFSWHAAFLINTPIMVLAIVFALWLLPESRGGAVPWDFLGIALSIIGMISLMYAIKTIGKHGITDPTALLTGTIALVSLIWFARRCLNRREPLLDLRLLRRRPLSAGLMCALISSVAMAAMMLLLAQWMQLVMEYTPIQTGIHLLPVAIVSGVISPLAPRIAQSIGTRTVMAGGLAVGGLGFAILYLGGDHLDYPLVALSQSLVGVSMATLAIGSAVIVASVPVERTGNAAAMEETSFELGNALGVAVLGSIAAVVFHNLMAATRLESLGLTGSAASTASDSIGGALSVASHTGNTALADHARAAFTESLGIVGLAGGVLMLLAAVAVWYLTPRGLTVEGGHH
- a CDS encoding TetR/AcrR family transcriptional regulator — protein: MGRREIAVAALRLLNAKPTASMADIAAAAGVSRATLHRHFAGREELVRLLGELSIESWREALDNADIDTATASGDAAQLRSALEVLCGQLVRDAYEHGFALTEPSFETDDEMVAASEVQQNRELAFYAAAQKAGVVRDDMSATWIAHAVFGLLVGLREALRRGDIAVRDAERLLRETVFGGIAVH